AATACATGAAAGCCCCATCCGAAAGGTTGGGGCTTTGTTTTTGTATAGCCATTCTAAAAGTAAGCAGTACGCTATAGGTTCACCTTATAGGTGCCTTTGATGTTGCGATCTAACTGACGTTTAACATCCTTTTCTTTGATACTATCACGCTTATCAAAGCTCTTTTTACCTTTGGCTACCCCAATTTGAACTTTCGCAAACCCTCTTGTGAAGTAGAGCTTCAAAGGAACTAAAGTGAATCCTTTTTGCTGCACAAACTTATCGAGTTCTCGAATTTCCTTTTTGCTTAGCAACAATTTGCGCTCACGACGTGGATCATGATTGTAATAGGAGCCGTGCTCGTAAGGCTTCACATAAAGCTCTTTTAAAAACACTTCACCATCTTTGATATAAGCGAAGGCATCCGTAAAGGAAGCTTTGCCCTGGCGAATAGATTTAACCTCTGTTCCCTGTAAAGCAAGCCCAGCCTCATAGGTCTTTTCTATGTGGTAGTCGTGGCGGGCTTTGCGGTTTTGTATGGTCGGTGTGTTATTCGTACTCATGGTAGAATATAGGGCTCAGGTCGTGTGAAATTATATTTCGAAGCCGAGTTCTTTTAAGTCTTCAACCACTGCTTCTTCGGGTTTACGATCCGGAAAGGTTGAATAGATGCCTAAAATTTGCTGAATCTCGCTAACGGCTTTCTCATTGTTTGGATTAATTTTTAATACCTCAATGTACTGCTTTAATGCACCATTCATTTTGTCGCGCATATTGGTGGCATTCGAATCACGGTACTCTAGGTATAATCCATAATTTAAATGGGTTTTCTCGCGTAATGTTTCCACTTCAGGAGTGCTTTCTTGCTGATCAAGCAATGTAAGTGCATCGGCATATTGGTCGGCATCTAAAAATGCTTCCACCTTTTCACTTAGCGACATCGTGGTCACTTTGTCTGATTCTGATTTATTACAAGCTACAAGTCCTAAAATGGCTAGAACAACTAAGAAATTTTTCATGAATGGTTTGTTATAACGTAATGATTGGATTTAAACTAATGCAGAGCACAAATATAAGCATACTTATCCACCCTATCACTTTTCTTCTGGTTGATAAAGGCTCAAAAAAAGTAACCGGCGGGTGCTCAACTTTAACAGCAAAAGTGATGAAGAAAGTCCAAATACCCCATATGAGCGAAGGTTGAGCATCGCTAGGATTGGTAAGTATATATAGGTAAAGACCCGAACAAAGTAATGACACCGGAAAGAGTACGTTCACCCATTTCATCTCGCGGTGGAAAGCAATTTGCATCACTGAAAAGAGAATGATGGCCCATATCAACCAGCTTAAGGCACCAAAAGAAGTATCGTATTTGCCTAGTAAATCATGGAAGAGAGGCACTAATTCAATACCCGCTAAGATGGTTACGAAGCTATAGAATAAACGAGCTACAATTTTATGGTTCTTGTAGCCAATTAAGCTGTACAGGATGTGCCCACCATCTAATTGCCCAACAGGCATAAGGTTTAAAGCCGTAAAAAAGAGTCCAAACCAGCCCGCCAATAAAAATGGGTAGTGATACATCTCCCAAAGAGGAGGTACATTTTCAAAGAAAGAAGCTAAAAAGTTATAAAGCAGGGTCTCCCCAAAAATAATCACCGTTCCCTCATTGCTGGAAAGTACTTCCGTGGGAAAGGTACCTGTTTGCGCTACATAAGCTTTTAGTTCTTCGTGACCAGCAAAATTTTGCACATGGGAAGGATCAGGCAGATTGGCGAAACCAACAATGAGGATGATAAAAGAAACGATGAAGCCGGCTATTGGCCCCGCAATACCTATATCGAATAACTCTTTGGTTCGGTGAATTTTCTCTTTAATCCTAATAACGGCTCCGAGAGTCCCAATGCCCACAGGTAGTGGAATATAGTAGGGCAAGGAAACTTTGATGTTGTGATAGACCGCTGCGAAGTAATGCCCAAACTCATGAAAAGTCAAAAAACTAAGCAGTAAGGAAGCGAATAGAACACCTCGTAAAAGATCCTGATTACCCGGCAATACAACAGGACCTATTTGTGTGAAGCCTGAACCATAACCCACAAACACCGATCCTACTACCGATACAGATATAAAGGTAAGTACAAATAAGCCGAGGTGTTTTGCTATGGTTTTAGCATCAGGCTTATTTTTGGAATACCGATTTTGAGATAAAATTTCGAAATCGGCATCTACATTAGATTGTGGTGAGTCGTAGCTCAAAAAGTAGTCCTTATTTTAATACTGCTCTTGATATAGGCATGGTCATACAACGAGCGCCACCTCGTCCACGGCATAATTCATGGCCTTGGAAGCTTACGGCAATTCGGTGATCTTGATTCGGATCGAGCCCTTTTTCACCATATTCTTCAATGAATTCAAATTGATTCATATACGAATAACCATGATCAACCAGCGTGTTGAAGGTATTGGTATTACGTTCATACCCAACAATCACTCCTGGTGCTAGAGCAAACACATTGGCTCCATCGGTCCATTGTTCTCTAAATTGATTCGTTCGGTCTTCGCCTCCACATTTGATGAATTCGTAGTTATTAGATGAGAACTCATTAAGTGCGTTTAAAAGAGAGGGTCTGTTTTCAGCAACAATACCCCCATTATGCTTTTGAAGTGCTACAACATTATCCCGCTGCTCCATAATGGCAGGAGGAAAGGCAATGCACTCGCTATGGCTGGCAAAAGTGAATATCGTATCCAAATGCATCGATGCCCTTTGTTTAGGGATGTCGACAGCAAGTACCGTTTTAACACCATGATTAAGCAACCCTTCACTCGCTTTCAGAAGCCCTGTGAATGACGTTCGTTCACTCATCCCAATAAGCACTAAATCTTTACTTTCAACCAGAACATCCCCACCCTCAATCGACTGATTTCCAGAAATACGAATCGCTTTATCGCGTACACTTTCGAAAAGTGGGTGGAATTGTACGATGGTTTCCATCATCAACGATTCCCGAAGACGTGTTTTAGTAGCCGCACGAGATAATAAAATGGTGTCGTCAATAACAGCCGCTAAATCGCGAGTAAAAAGTAAGTTCGGCGATGGGTGTAAACTAAATT
This DNA window, taken from Balneola vulgaris DSM 17893, encodes the following:
- the smpB gene encoding SsrA-binding protein SmpB; the protein is MSTNNTPTIQNRKARHDYHIEKTYEAGLALQGTEVKSIRQGKASFTDAFAYIKDGEVFLKELYVKPYEHGSYYNHDPRRERKLLLSKKEIRELDKFVQQKGFTLVPLKLYFTRGFAKVQIGVAKGKKSFDKRDSIKEKDVKRQLDRNIKGTYKVNL
- a CDS encoding site-2 protease family protein translates to MSYDSPQSNVDADFEILSQNRYSKNKPDAKTIAKHLGLFVLTFISVSVVGSVFVGYGSGFTQIGPVVLPGNQDLLRGVLFASLLLSFLTFHEFGHYFAAVYHNIKVSLPYYIPLPVGIGTLGAVIRIKEKIHRTKELFDIGIAGPIAGFIVSFIILIVGFANLPDPSHVQNFAGHEELKAYVAQTGTFPTEVLSSNEGTVIIFGETLLYNFLASFFENVPPLWEMYHYPFLLAGWFGLFFTALNLMPVGQLDGGHILYSLIGYKNHKIVARLFYSFVTILAGIELVPLFHDLLGKYDTSFGALSWLIWAIILFSVMQIAFHREMKWVNVLFPVSLLCSGLYLYILTNPSDAQPSLIWGIWTFFITFAVKVEHPPVTFFEPLSTRRKVIGWISMLIFVLCISLNPIITL
- a CDS encoding arginine deiminase family protein translates to MKINVSSEIGHLNGVIVHTPGHEVSLVNPELKDELLFDDIIFEEDARGEHLDMLKVFKAAMPRDGQVLEIIDLFLDAVQSEDARGFFIEQLIKEFPEENLSVIEKELLGLTPDQLLVFSTQGTLPGSHKFSLHPSPNLLFTRDLAAVIDDTILLSRAATKTRLRESLMMETIVQFHPLFESVRDKAIRISGNQSIEGGDVLVESKDLVLIGMSERTSFTGLLKASEGLLNHGVKTVLAVDIPKQRASMHLDTIFTFASHSECIAFPPAIMEQRDNVVALQKHNGGIVAENRPSLLNALNEFSSNNYEFIKCGGEDRTNQFREQWTDGANVFALAPGVIVGYERNTNTFNTLVDHGYSYMNQFEFIEEYGEKGLDPNQDHRIAVSFQGHELCRGRGGARCMTMPISRAVLK